One Phocoena sinus isolate mPhoSin1 chromosome 13, mPhoSin1.pri, whole genome shotgun sequence DNA segment encodes these proteins:
- the IL1F10 gene encoding LOW QUALITY PROTEIN: interleukin-1 family member 10 (The sequence of the model RefSeq protein was modified relative to this genomic sequence to represent the inferred CDS: substituted 1 base at 1 genomic stop codon) encodes MCSLPMAIYYIIKDADQKALCTRDRHLLVGDPAADNCRAGMICILPNRGLGHTSFPVFLGIQGGSRCLACVETGEGPSLQLEVRDRTLFWGPLQTWPGLQGALASLPAFRLEAASXPDWFLCGSAEPQDPVRLTKKSEPSACTELYFEQSR; translated from the exons ATGTGCTCCCTCCCCATGGCAATATACTACAT AATTAAGGATGCAGATCAGAAGGCTCTGTGCACGAGAGACCGCCACCTCCTGGTGGGGGATCCCGCCGCAGACAACTGCCGTGCAGGA ATGATCTGCATACTCCCCAACAGAGGCCTGGGCCACACCAGTTTCCCCGTCTTCCTGGGGATCCAGGGAGGCAGTCGTTGCCTGGCATGTGTGGAGACAGGGGAGGGGCCTTCCCTGCAGCTGGAGGTGAGAGACCGCACCCTGTTCTGGGGGCCCCTGCAGACCTGGCCTGGCCTCCAGGGTGCTCTGGCATCTCTGC CCGCCTTCAGGCTGGAGGCTGCTTCCTGACCTGACTGGTTTCTCTGTGGCTCGGCTGAGCCCCAAGATCCTGTACGACTCACCAAAAAGAGTGAGCCCTCAGCCTGCACTGAGCTCTACTTTGAACAGAGTCGGTAG